The Rhododendron vialii isolate Sample 1 chromosome 6a, ASM3025357v1 genome includes a window with the following:
- the LOC131331367 gene encoding E3 ubiquitin-protein ligase RZF1 isoform X3, with product MSLSPPLPPIPPPSPRVDATNANNSNFPLYWCYHCHRTVRISSENPSEIICPRCFGQFLYEIDIARPFFVVDFTQFDPSPEARILEALSLVLDPQLIGDRSDNDVTGAGLTRNRRGRHWPWSRNRVVDDIGDHWGPESGILARPRSGWIILGPSSGPLPVGRRNSPAEGLIPSRVNPRDYFVGPGFSELIEQLTQNDRQGPPPAPDLAIDSLPTVKITADHLGGDSSCPVCKEEFKVGGEAREMPCKHIYHSDCIMPWLRLHNSCPVCRHELPVETDQSGGVRVDGFEDSSRGEEDARNGRRCLRLRQFAASLWPFRPRFRPLHTQAANSRSWSCFIL from the exons ATGTCTTTGagccctcctcttcctcctattcctcctccttctcctcgtGTCGACGCAACCAACGCCAACAACTCAAACTTCCCGCTATACTGGTGCTACCATTGTCACCGGACGGTCCGTATTTCCTCGGAAAACCCATCCGAAATCATCTGTCCCCGCTGCTTCGGGCAATTCCTGTACGAGATCGACATTGCCAGACCCTTCTTCGTCGTCGACTTCACCCAGTTCGATCCCTCCCCGGAAGCCCGAATACTCGAAGCCCTCTCTCTCGTGCTCGATCCCCAGCTGATTGGCGACAGATCAGACAACGATGTTACTGGTGCTGGTTTGACAAGAAACCGCCGTGGCCGTCACTGGCCATGGAGCCGGAACCGGGTCGTGGACGACATCGGCGATCACTGGGGACCGGAGAGTGGAATCCTCGCCCGCCCTCGTTCCGGCTGGATTATCCTCGGGCCGTCATCAGGCCCTTTACCTGTTGGACGGCGAAATTCGCCAGCGGAAGGGCTAATACCTTCGAGGGTTAACCCTCGGGACTACTTCGTGGGGCCAGGGTTTAGCGAGTTGATCGAGCAACTGACACAGAACGACCGACAAGGCCCTCCTCCTGCGCCTGATTTGGCTATAGATTCTCTGCCGACGGTAAAAATCACGGCGGATCATCTGGGTGGCGATTCAAGTTGCCCCGTTTGTAAGGAGGAGTTCAAAGTTGGCGGGGAAGCAAGGGAGATGCCTTGTAAACACATATACCATTCCGATTGCATTATGCCTTGGTTGAGGCTCCATAACTCTTGTCCCGTTTGTCGGCATGAGCTTCCGGTTGAGACGGATCAGAGCGGTGGAGTTCGGGTTGACGGCTTTGAAGATTCTTCTCGCGGCGAAGAAGATGCTAGGAACGGGAGGAGGTGCTTGAGGTTGAGGCAATTCGCAGCTTCTTTGTGGCCGTTCCGCCCGAGGTTCCGACCACTTCATACCCAAG CAGCTAATTCAAGGTCGTGGTCTTGCTTTATTCTCTAG
- the LOC131331367 gene encoding E3 ubiquitin-protein ligase RZF1 isoform X6, translating into MSLSPPLPPIPPPSPRVDATNANNSNFPLYWCYHCHRTVRISSENPSEIICPRCFGQFLYEIDIARPFFVVDFTQFDPSPEARILEALSLVLDPQLIGDRSDNDVTGAGLTRNRRGRHWPWSRNRVVDDIGDHWGPESGILARPRSGWIILGPSSGPLPVGRRNSPAEGLIPSRVNPRDYFVGPGFSELIEQLTQNDRQGPPPAPDLAIDSLPTVKITADHLGGDSSCPVCKEEFKVGGEAREMPCKHIYHSDCIMPWLRLHNSCPVCRHELPVETDQSGGVRVDGFEDSSRGEEDARNGRRCLRLRQFAASLWPFRPS; encoded by the exons ATGTCTTTGagccctcctcttcctcctattcctcctccttctcctcgtGTCGACGCAACCAACGCCAACAACTCAAACTTCCCGCTATACTGGTGCTACCATTGTCACCGGACGGTCCGTATTTCCTCGGAAAACCCATCCGAAATCATCTGTCCCCGCTGCTTCGGGCAATTCCTGTACGAGATCGACATTGCCAGACCCTTCTTCGTCGTCGACTTCACCCAGTTCGATCCCTCCCCGGAAGCCCGAATACTCGAAGCCCTCTCTCTCGTGCTCGATCCCCAGCTGATTGGCGACAGATCAGACAACGATGTTACTGGTGCTGGTTTGACAAGAAACCGCCGTGGCCGTCACTGGCCATGGAGCCGGAACCGGGTCGTGGACGACATCGGCGATCACTGGGGACCGGAGAGTGGAATCCTCGCCCGCCCTCGTTCCGGCTGGATTATCCTCGGGCCGTCATCAGGCCCTTTACCTGTTGGACGGCGAAATTCGCCAGCGGAAGGGCTAATACCTTCGAGGGTTAACCCTCGGGACTACTTCGTGGGGCCAGGGTTTAGCGAGTTGATCGAGCAACTGACACAGAACGACCGACAAGGCCCTCCTCCTGCGCCTGATTTGGCTATAGATTCTCTGCCGACGGTAAAAATCACGGCGGATCATCTGGGTGGCGATTCAAGTTGCCCCGTTTGTAAGGAGGAGTTCAAAGTTGGCGGGGAAGCAAGGGAGATGCCTTGTAAACACATATACCATTCCGATTGCATTATGCCTTGGTTGAGGCTCCATAACTCTTGTCCCGTTTGTCGGCATGAGCTTCCGGTTGAGACGGATCAGAGCGGTGGAGTTCGGGTTGACGGCTTTGAAGATTCTTCTCGCGGCGAAGAAGATGCTAGGAACGGGAGGAGGTGCTTGAGGTTGAGGCAATTCGCAGCTTCTTTGTGGCCGTTCCGCCCGAG CTAA
- the LOC131331367 gene encoding E3 ubiquitin-protein ligase RZF1 isoform X5 gives MSLSPPLPPIPPPSPRVDATNANNSNFPLYWCYHCHRTVRISSENPSEIICPRCFGQFLYEIDIARPFFVVDFTQFDPSPEARILEALSLVLDPQLIGDRSDNDVTGAGLTRNRRGRHWPWSRNRVVDDIGDHWGPESGILARPRSGWIILGPSSGPLPVGRRNSPAEGLIPSRVNPRDYFVGPGFSELIEQLTQNDRQGPPPAPDLAIDSLPTVKITADHLGGDSSCPVCKEEFKVGGEAREMPCKHIYHSDCIMPWLRLHNSCPVCRHELPVETDQSGGVRVDGFEDSSRGEEDARNGRRCLRLRQFAASLWPFRPSS, from the exons ATGTCTTTGagccctcctcttcctcctattcctcctccttctcctcgtGTCGACGCAACCAACGCCAACAACTCAAACTTCCCGCTATACTGGTGCTACCATTGTCACCGGACGGTCCGTATTTCCTCGGAAAACCCATCCGAAATCATCTGTCCCCGCTGCTTCGGGCAATTCCTGTACGAGATCGACATTGCCAGACCCTTCTTCGTCGTCGACTTCACCCAGTTCGATCCCTCCCCGGAAGCCCGAATACTCGAAGCCCTCTCTCTCGTGCTCGATCCCCAGCTGATTGGCGACAGATCAGACAACGATGTTACTGGTGCTGGTTTGACAAGAAACCGCCGTGGCCGTCACTGGCCATGGAGCCGGAACCGGGTCGTGGACGACATCGGCGATCACTGGGGACCGGAGAGTGGAATCCTCGCCCGCCCTCGTTCCGGCTGGATTATCCTCGGGCCGTCATCAGGCCCTTTACCTGTTGGACGGCGAAATTCGCCAGCGGAAGGGCTAATACCTTCGAGGGTTAACCCTCGGGACTACTTCGTGGGGCCAGGGTTTAGCGAGTTGATCGAGCAACTGACACAGAACGACCGACAAGGCCCTCCTCCTGCGCCTGATTTGGCTATAGATTCTCTGCCGACGGTAAAAATCACGGCGGATCATCTGGGTGGCGATTCAAGTTGCCCCGTTTGTAAGGAGGAGTTCAAAGTTGGCGGGGAAGCAAGGGAGATGCCTTGTAAACACATATACCATTCCGATTGCATTATGCCTTGGTTGAGGCTCCATAACTCTTGTCCCGTTTGTCGGCATGAGCTTCCGGTTGAGACGGATCAGAGCGGTGGAGTTCGGGTTGACGGCTTTGAAGATTCTTCTCGCGGCGAAGAAGATGCTAGGAACGGGAGGAGGTGCTTGAGGTTGAGGCAATTCGCAGCTTCTTTGTGGCCGTTCCGCCCGAG CAGCTAA
- the LOC131331368 gene encoding uncharacterized protein LOC131331368, with product MAVAFTHLSRWMWGGKRQEPKTSNGSSLNSLSDAGLLELDTVKFPLFNGGQISSSSRRVKQKWKSREERKIDREHDIVVLPLDGGCVSGSESDDSDWSIGWLEPHGSEFQSDDDPDDSFAVLVPCYGRGRMHKEENFKHNFLDTIGNVPDMYAAESKKYMEQWLSSLRNS from the exons ATGGCCGTGGCGTTTACCCATCTCTCTCGGTGGATGTGGGGCGGAAAGCGTCAAGAGCCTAAAACCTCTAATGGGTCTTCTCTAAATTCTTTATCTGATGCTGGTTTGTTGGAATTGGATACCGTGAAATTTCCCTTGTTTAATGGAGGGCAGATAAGCTCCTCGTCTAGAAGAGTTAAGCAAAAATGGAAAAGCCGGGAAGAAAGGAAAATTGACAGAGAACATGATATTGTGGTGCTACCATTGGATGGTGGTTGTGTTTCTGGGTCTGAATCTGATGATTCGGATTGGTCAATTGGATGGTTGGAGCCCCATGGCTCAGAGTTCCAGAGTGATGACGATCCAGATGATAGTTTTGCCGTGTTGGTACCTTGCTATGGTCGTGGGCGCATGCATAAGGAGGAAAATTTTAAGCACAATTTTCTAGACACCATTGGAAATGTCCCAGATATGTATGCTGCGG AGAGCAAGAAGTACATGGAACAATGGCTTTCCTCTCTCCGGAACAGCTGA
- the LOC131331367 gene encoding E3 ubiquitin-protein ligase RZF1 isoform X2: MSLSPPLPPIPPPSPRVDATNANNSNFPLYWCYHCHRTVRISSENPSEIICPRCFGQFLYEIDIARPFFVVDFTQFDPSPEARILEALSLVLDPQLIGDRSDNDVTGAGLTRNRRGRHWPWSRNRVVDDIGDHWGPESGILARPRSGWIILGPSSGPLPVGRRNSPAEGLIPSRVNPRDYFVGPGFSELIEQLTQNDRQGPPPAPDLAIDSLPTVKITADHLGGDSSCPVCKEEFKVGGEAREMPCKHIYHSDCIMPWLRLHNSCPVCRHELPVETDQSGGVRVDGFEDSSRGEEDARNGRRCLRLRQFAASLWPFRPRFRPLHTQGDVDFTTDGTNSRSWSCFIL, translated from the exons ATGTCTTTGagccctcctcttcctcctattcctcctccttctcctcgtGTCGACGCAACCAACGCCAACAACTCAAACTTCCCGCTATACTGGTGCTACCATTGTCACCGGACGGTCCGTATTTCCTCGGAAAACCCATCCGAAATCATCTGTCCCCGCTGCTTCGGGCAATTCCTGTACGAGATCGACATTGCCAGACCCTTCTTCGTCGTCGACTTCACCCAGTTCGATCCCTCCCCGGAAGCCCGAATACTCGAAGCCCTCTCTCTCGTGCTCGATCCCCAGCTGATTGGCGACAGATCAGACAACGATGTTACTGGTGCTGGTTTGACAAGAAACCGCCGTGGCCGTCACTGGCCATGGAGCCGGAACCGGGTCGTGGACGACATCGGCGATCACTGGGGACCGGAGAGTGGAATCCTCGCCCGCCCTCGTTCCGGCTGGATTATCCTCGGGCCGTCATCAGGCCCTTTACCTGTTGGACGGCGAAATTCGCCAGCGGAAGGGCTAATACCTTCGAGGGTTAACCCTCGGGACTACTTCGTGGGGCCAGGGTTTAGCGAGTTGATCGAGCAACTGACACAGAACGACCGACAAGGCCCTCCTCCTGCGCCTGATTTGGCTATAGATTCTCTGCCGACGGTAAAAATCACGGCGGATCATCTGGGTGGCGATTCAAGTTGCCCCGTTTGTAAGGAGGAGTTCAAAGTTGGCGGGGAAGCAAGGGAGATGCCTTGTAAACACATATACCATTCCGATTGCATTATGCCTTGGTTGAGGCTCCATAACTCTTGTCCCGTTTGTCGGCATGAGCTTCCGGTTGAGACGGATCAGAGCGGTGGAGTTCGGGTTGACGGCTTTGAAGATTCTTCTCGCGGCGAAGAAGATGCTAGGAACGGGAGGAGGTGCTTGAGGTTGAGGCAATTCGCAGCTTCTTTGTGGCCGTTCCGCCCGAGGTTCCGACCACTTCATACCCAAGGTGATGTTGATTTTACTACTGATGGCA CTAATTCAAGGTCGTGGTCTTGCTTTATTCTCTAG
- the LOC131331367 gene encoding E3 ubiquitin-protein ligase RZF1 isoform X4 yields the protein MSLSPPLPPIPPPSPRVDATNANNSNFPLYWCYHCHRTVRISSENPSEIICPRCFGQFLYEIDIARPFFVVDFTQFDPSPEARILEALSLVLDPQLIGDRSDNDVTGAGLTRNRRGRHWPWSRNRVVDDIGDHWGPESGILARPRSGWIILGPSSGPLPVGRRNSPAEGLIPSRVNPRDYFVGPGFSELIEQLTQNDRQGPPPAPDLAIDSLPTVKITADHLGGDSSCPVCKEEFKVGGEAREMPCKHIYHSDCIMPWLRLHNSCPVCRHELPVETDQSGGVRVDGFEDSSRGEEDARNGRRCLRLRQFAASLWPFRPRFRPLHTQANSRSWSCFIL from the exons ATGTCTTTGagccctcctcttcctcctattcctcctccttctcctcgtGTCGACGCAACCAACGCCAACAACTCAAACTTCCCGCTATACTGGTGCTACCATTGTCACCGGACGGTCCGTATTTCCTCGGAAAACCCATCCGAAATCATCTGTCCCCGCTGCTTCGGGCAATTCCTGTACGAGATCGACATTGCCAGACCCTTCTTCGTCGTCGACTTCACCCAGTTCGATCCCTCCCCGGAAGCCCGAATACTCGAAGCCCTCTCTCTCGTGCTCGATCCCCAGCTGATTGGCGACAGATCAGACAACGATGTTACTGGTGCTGGTTTGACAAGAAACCGCCGTGGCCGTCACTGGCCATGGAGCCGGAACCGGGTCGTGGACGACATCGGCGATCACTGGGGACCGGAGAGTGGAATCCTCGCCCGCCCTCGTTCCGGCTGGATTATCCTCGGGCCGTCATCAGGCCCTTTACCTGTTGGACGGCGAAATTCGCCAGCGGAAGGGCTAATACCTTCGAGGGTTAACCCTCGGGACTACTTCGTGGGGCCAGGGTTTAGCGAGTTGATCGAGCAACTGACACAGAACGACCGACAAGGCCCTCCTCCTGCGCCTGATTTGGCTATAGATTCTCTGCCGACGGTAAAAATCACGGCGGATCATCTGGGTGGCGATTCAAGTTGCCCCGTTTGTAAGGAGGAGTTCAAAGTTGGCGGGGAAGCAAGGGAGATGCCTTGTAAACACATATACCATTCCGATTGCATTATGCCTTGGTTGAGGCTCCATAACTCTTGTCCCGTTTGTCGGCATGAGCTTCCGGTTGAGACGGATCAGAGCGGTGGAGTTCGGGTTGACGGCTTTGAAGATTCTTCTCGCGGCGAAGAAGATGCTAGGAACGGGAGGAGGTGCTTGAGGTTGAGGCAATTCGCAGCTTCTTTGTGGCCGTTCCGCCCGAGGTTCCGACCACTTCATACCCAAG CTAATTCAAGGTCGTGGTCTTGCTTTATTCTCTAG
- the LOC131331367 gene encoding E3 ubiquitin-protein ligase RZF1 isoform X1, which translates to MSLSPPLPPIPPPSPRVDATNANNSNFPLYWCYHCHRTVRISSENPSEIICPRCFGQFLYEIDIARPFFVVDFTQFDPSPEARILEALSLVLDPQLIGDRSDNDVTGAGLTRNRRGRHWPWSRNRVVDDIGDHWGPESGILARPRSGWIILGPSSGPLPVGRRNSPAEGLIPSRVNPRDYFVGPGFSELIEQLTQNDRQGPPPAPDLAIDSLPTVKITADHLGGDSSCPVCKEEFKVGGEAREMPCKHIYHSDCIMPWLRLHNSCPVCRHELPVETDQSGGVRVDGFEDSSRGEEDARNGRRCLRLRQFAASLWPFRPRFRPLHTQGDVDFTTDGTANSRSWSCFIL; encoded by the exons ATGTCTTTGagccctcctcttcctcctattcctcctccttctcctcgtGTCGACGCAACCAACGCCAACAACTCAAACTTCCCGCTATACTGGTGCTACCATTGTCACCGGACGGTCCGTATTTCCTCGGAAAACCCATCCGAAATCATCTGTCCCCGCTGCTTCGGGCAATTCCTGTACGAGATCGACATTGCCAGACCCTTCTTCGTCGTCGACTTCACCCAGTTCGATCCCTCCCCGGAAGCCCGAATACTCGAAGCCCTCTCTCTCGTGCTCGATCCCCAGCTGATTGGCGACAGATCAGACAACGATGTTACTGGTGCTGGTTTGACAAGAAACCGCCGTGGCCGTCACTGGCCATGGAGCCGGAACCGGGTCGTGGACGACATCGGCGATCACTGGGGACCGGAGAGTGGAATCCTCGCCCGCCCTCGTTCCGGCTGGATTATCCTCGGGCCGTCATCAGGCCCTTTACCTGTTGGACGGCGAAATTCGCCAGCGGAAGGGCTAATACCTTCGAGGGTTAACCCTCGGGACTACTTCGTGGGGCCAGGGTTTAGCGAGTTGATCGAGCAACTGACACAGAACGACCGACAAGGCCCTCCTCCTGCGCCTGATTTGGCTATAGATTCTCTGCCGACGGTAAAAATCACGGCGGATCATCTGGGTGGCGATTCAAGTTGCCCCGTTTGTAAGGAGGAGTTCAAAGTTGGCGGGGAAGCAAGGGAGATGCCTTGTAAACACATATACCATTCCGATTGCATTATGCCTTGGTTGAGGCTCCATAACTCTTGTCCCGTTTGTCGGCATGAGCTTCCGGTTGAGACGGATCAGAGCGGTGGAGTTCGGGTTGACGGCTTTGAAGATTCTTCTCGCGGCGAAGAAGATGCTAGGAACGGGAGGAGGTGCTTGAGGTTGAGGCAATTCGCAGCTTCTTTGTGGCCGTTCCGCCCGAGGTTCCGACCACTTCATACCCAAGGTGATGTTGATTTTACTACTGATGGCA CAGCTAATTCAAGGTCGTGGTCTTGCTTTATTCTCTAG